A genomic window from Pseudomonas marvdashtae includes:
- a CDS encoding PilZ domain-containing protein translates to MSERRRFVRIEFHAKTELSQGPFIWPVKLLDLSLKGLLIEKPEPWLGKPEEPFMADIHLSPEAEVKMEVRLTHDDHGHLGFVCEHIDLDSIAHLRRLVELNLADHDELERELGALIQI, encoded by the coding sequence ATGAGCGAACGCCGCCGCTTCGTACGAATCGAGTTCCATGCCAAGACCGAACTGAGCCAAGGGCCGTTCATCTGGCCGGTAAAGCTGCTGGATTTGTCCCTCAAGGGGCTACTGATCGAAAAGCCCGAACCCTGGCTCGGCAAACCCGAAGAGCCGTTCATGGCCGACATACATCTAAGCCCTGAAGCTGAAGTCAAGATGGAGGTCCGGTTGACTCACGACGACCATGGCCACTTGGGTTTCGTCTGCGAACACATCGACTTGGATTCCATTGCACATTTGCGCCGATTGGTAGAGCTCAACTTGGCCGACCATGACGAGCTGGAGCGGGAGCTGGGGGCGTTGATCCAGATCTGA
- a CDS encoding carbon starvation CstA family protein, giving the protein MNNNNSLLRHVPWLLLAVVGACALGVVALRRGEPINALWIVVAAVAIYLVAYRYYSLFIANNVMQLDARRATPAVLNNDGLDFVPTNKHILFGHHFAAIAGAGPLVGPVLAAQMGYLPGTLWLIAGVVLAGAVQDFMVLFLSTRRNGRSLGDMVREEMGRIPGTIALFGCFLIMIIILAVLALIVVKALAESPWGIFTVMATIPIAMFMGIYMRYIRPGRIGEISLIGVLLLLGSIWLGGQVAADPVWAKAFTFTGVQITWMLIGYGFVAAVLPIWLILAPRDYLSTFLKIGTIIALAIGILVTMPELKMPALTQFTDGTGPVWKGGLFPFLFITIACGAVSGFHALISSGTTPKMLDNEVNARYIGYGGMLMESFVAIMAMVAASVIEPGVYFAMNSPAAIVGGDVVAVAQTISGWGFAITPEALQAVAKDIGETTILARAGGAPTLAVGIAQILHSVLPGENTMAFWYHFAILFEALFILTAVDAGTRAGRFMLQDLLGSFVPALKRTESWTANLIATAGCVALWGYLLYQGVIDPLGGINTLWPLFGISNQMLAGIALMLATVVLIKMKRQRYVWVTLLPAAWLLICTTTAGLIKLFDANPAIGFLALARKYNDALAAGQILAPAKSIEQMQHVVFNAYTNATLTVLFLLVVFSILFYALKVGIAAWGTKERTDKEAPFQALPDA; this is encoded by the coding sequence ATGAACAACAATAATAGCCTGCTACGCCATGTACCCTGGCTACTGCTGGCCGTCGTAGGGGCGTGCGCCCTGGGCGTCGTCGCCTTGCGCCGCGGAGAGCCGATCAACGCCCTCTGGATCGTCGTCGCAGCCGTGGCCATTTACCTGGTCGCCTACCGCTACTACAGCCTCTTCATCGCCAACAACGTAATGCAACTCGATGCGCGCCGGGCCACGCCCGCCGTGCTCAACAACGATGGCCTGGACTTTGTCCCGACCAACAAACACATTCTTTTCGGCCACCACTTCGCGGCCATTGCCGGCGCGGGTCCGCTGGTCGGGCCGGTGCTGGCGGCGCAGATGGGCTATCTGCCCGGCACGCTCTGGCTGATCGCCGGCGTGGTGCTGGCCGGTGCGGTGCAGGACTTCATGGTCCTGTTCCTGTCCACCCGCCGCAACGGTCGCTCCCTGGGCGACATGGTGCGCGAGGAAATGGGCCGCATCCCCGGCACCATCGCGCTGTTCGGCTGCTTCCTGATCATGATCATCATCCTCGCGGTGCTGGCGCTGATCGTGGTCAAGGCCCTGGCCGAGAGCCCGTGGGGCATTTTCACGGTGATGGCGACCATCCCGATCGCGATGTTCATGGGCATCTATATGCGCTACATCCGCCCGGGCCGCATCGGTGAAATCTCCCTCATCGGCGTGCTGTTGCTGCTGGGCTCGATCTGGCTCGGTGGCCAGGTTGCCGCGGACCCGGTCTGGGCCAAGGCCTTCACCTTCACCGGCGTGCAAATCACCTGGATGCTGATCGGCTATGGCTTCGTCGCTGCGGTGTTGCCGATCTGGCTGATCCTGGCGCCGCGGGACTACCTGTCCACGTTCCTCAAGATCGGTACCATCATCGCCCTGGCGATCGGCATCCTGGTCACCATGCCCGAGCTGAAAATGCCGGCGCTGACCCAGTTCACCGACGGCACGGGACCGGTGTGGAAGGGCGGGTTGTTCCCGTTCCTGTTCATCACCATTGCCTGCGGCGCGGTCTCGGGTTTCCATGCGCTGATCTCTTCCGGCACCACGCCGAAGATGCTGGATAACGAAGTCAACGCCCGCTACATCGGTTACGGCGGCATGTTGATGGAGTCGTTCGTGGCGATCATGGCGATGGTCGCCGCTTCGGTGATCGAGCCGGGCGTGTACTTCGCCATGAACAGCCCGGCGGCGATCGTCGGCGGTGACGTGGTGGCCGTGGCGCAAACCATCAGCGGCTGGGGCTTTGCAATCACCCCCGAGGCGCTGCAAGCGGTGGCCAAGGACATCGGCGAGACCACCATCCTGGCCCGCGCCGGCGGTGCGCCGACCCTGGCGGTGGGTATCGCGCAGATCCTCCACTCGGTACTGCCGGGTGAGAACACCATGGCGTTCTGGTACCACTTCGCGATCCTGTTCGAAGCGCTGTTCATCCTCACGGCAGTAGACGCCGGCACCCGTGCCGGGCGGTTCATGCTGCAGGATCTGCTGGGCTCGTTCGTGCCGGCCCTCAAGCGCACCGAATCCTGGACCGCCAACCTGATCGCCACCGCCGGCTGCGTCGCGCTGTGGGGTTACTTGCTGTACCAGGGCGTGATCGATCCGCTGGGCGGCATCAACACCTTGTGGCCGCTGTTCGGCATCTCCAACCAGATGCTGGCCGGTATCGCCCTGATGCTCGCCACCGTGGTGCTGATCAAGATGAAGCGCCAGCGCTACGTCTGGGTCACGCTGCTGCCGGCGGCCTGGCTGCTGATCTGCACCACCACCGCGGGCCTGATCAAGCTGTTCGACGCCAACCCGGCGATCGGCTTCCTGGCCCTGGCGCGCAAATACAACGATGCCCTGGCCGCCGGCCAGATCCTGGCCCCGGCCAAGAGCATCGAGCAGATGCAGCACGTGGTGTTCAACGCCTACACCAACGCAACGCTGACGGTGTTGTTCCTGCTTGTGGTCTTCAGCATCCTGTTCTACGCGCTCAAGGTCGGCATCGCCGCCTGGGGCACGAAAGAACGCACGGACAAAGAAGCGCCATTCCAGGCCCTGCCGGACGCTTGA
- a CDS encoding YbdD/YjiX family protein — translation MFNDLSRLGKYLGQAARLMVGMPDYDNYVEHMQTKHPDKPLMDYEAFFRERQEARYGGKGGPKCC, via the coding sequence ATGTTCAATGACTTGAGTCGCCTCGGTAAATACCTCGGTCAGGCCGCGCGCCTGATGGTCGGCATGCCCGACTACGACAACTACGTCGAGCACATGCAAACCAAGCACCCGGACAAACCGCTGATGGACTACGAGGCGTTCTTCCGAGAACGCCAGGAGGCCCGTTACGGTGGCAAGGGTGGGCCCAAGTGTTGTTGA
- the yjiA gene encoding GTPase, whose protein sequence is MSSPIPVTILSGFLGAGKTTLLRHLLKAEHGLKIAVIENEFSDAGIDTQLLGDEPVQVMTLANGCVCCTIHTDLTKALYLLLERLDSGEIHFDRLVIECTGLADPAPVAQTFFIDEDLRERYILDGILTLVDAAHAEIHLTQAIAQAQVGFADRLLLSKTDLVDAAQVKALGERLTRINRRAPIRVVEHGNIDLAELLDIRGFNLNADLGAGFSLRPVGKATTGDRISSLVLRTDKALDIDKLSEFMNQLLEEHGKQLLRYKGVLNIAGEPRRLVFQGVLKLYGFDWDTEWAPGEARESVIVFIADELPEEKIRAGFEAILL, encoded by the coding sequence TTGTCCTCTCCCATCCCGGTCACGATCCTCAGCGGATTCCTCGGTGCAGGCAAGACCACCTTGCTGCGCCATCTGCTCAAGGCCGAGCACGGCCTGAAAATCGCTGTGATCGAAAACGAATTCAGCGACGCCGGGATCGACACCCAGCTACTGGGTGACGAGCCGGTGCAAGTCATGACCCTGGCCAACGGTTGTGTCTGCTGCACGATTCACACCGACCTGACCAAGGCCCTTTATCTACTGCTGGAACGGCTGGACAGCGGGGAAATCCACTTCGATCGCCTGGTGATCGAATGCACGGGACTGGCCGACCCGGCACCCGTGGCCCAGACCTTTTTCATCGACGAGGATCTGCGCGAGCGCTATATCCTCGACGGCATTCTGACCTTGGTGGACGCGGCCCACGCCGAAATCCACCTGACCCAGGCCATCGCCCAGGCCCAGGTCGGATTTGCCGACCGGTTGCTCCTGAGCAAGACCGATCTGGTGGATGCGGCTCAGGTCAAGGCACTTGGCGAGCGGTTGACGCGCATTAACCGACGGGCGCCGATCCGGGTCGTAGAACACGGCAACATCGACTTGGCCGAACTGCTCGACATCCGAGGATTCAATCTCAACGCGGACCTGGGCGCCGGGTTCAGTCTTCGTCCGGTTGGCAAGGCAACCACGGGCGATCGAATCAGCAGCCTCGTGCTGCGCACCGACAAGGCGCTGGATATCGACAAGCTCAGCGAGTTCATGAACCAGCTGCTGGAAGAGCACGGCAAACAATTGCTGCGCTACAAGGGTGTACTGAACATCGCAGGTGAACCTCGTCGACTCGTTTTCCAAGGGGTACTCAAGCTGTACGGTTTCGACTGGGACACCGAATGGGCGCCAGGCGAAGCTCGGGAAAGCGTGATTGTGTTCATAGCCGATGAACTGCCCGAAGAGAAAATCCGTGCGGGTTTTGAAGCAATCCTGCTTTGA
- the glyA gene encoding serine hydroxymethyltransferase has product MFSRDLTIAKYDADLFAAMEQEAQRQEEHIELIASENYTSPAVMEAQGSVLTNKYAEGYPGKRYYGGCEYVDVVEQLAIDRAKELFGADYANVQPHAGSQANAAVYLALLSAGDTILGMSLAHGGHLTHGASVSSSGKLYNAIQYGIDGNGLIDYDEVERLALEHKPKMIVAGFSAYSQILDFPRFREIADKVGAYLFVDMAHVAGLVAAGVYPNPVPFADVVTTTTHKTLRGPRGGLILARANADIEKKLNSAVFPGAQGGPLEHVIAAKAICFKEALQPEFKTYQQQVVKNAKAMAGVFIERGFDVVSGGTENHLFLLSLIKQDISGKDADAALGKAFITVNKNSVPNDPRSPFVTSGLRFGTPAVTTRGFKEAECKELAGWICDILADLNNEAVIDTVREKVKAICKKLPVYGA; this is encoded by the coding sequence ATGTTCAGCCGTGATTTGACTATTGCCAAGTACGACGCCGATCTCTTTGCCGCCATGGAGCAAGAAGCTCAGCGCCAGGAAGAGCACATTGAGCTGATCGCTTCGGAAAACTACACCAGCCCCGCGGTGATGGAAGCTCAAGGCTCGGTACTGACCAACAAGTACGCCGAAGGCTACCCGGGCAAGCGCTACTACGGTGGTTGCGAGTACGTCGACGTGGTCGAGCAACTGGCCATCGACCGCGCCAAGGAGCTGTTCGGCGCCGATTACGCCAACGTCCAGCCGCACGCAGGCTCCCAAGCCAACGCCGCCGTATACCTGGCGCTGCTGTCGGCCGGTGACACCATCCTGGGCATGAGCCTGGCCCACGGCGGTCACCTGACCCACGGCGCCAGCGTTTCCTCCTCGGGCAAGCTGTACAACGCGATCCAGTACGGCATCGACGGCAACGGCCTGATCGACTACGACGAAGTCGAGCGCCTGGCCCTCGAGCACAAGCCGAAAATGATCGTGGCCGGCTTCTCCGCCTACTCGCAGATCCTCGACTTTCCGCGTTTCCGCGAAATCGCCGATAAAGTCGGTGCCTACCTGTTCGTCGACATGGCCCACGTTGCCGGTCTGGTCGCCGCGGGCGTCTATCCGAACCCCGTACCGTTCGCCGACGTTGTCACCACTACCACCCACAAGACCCTGCGCGGTCCACGTGGCGGCCTGATCCTCGCCCGTGCCAACGCCGACATCGAGAAGAAGCTGAACTCCGCTGTCTTCCCAGGCGCGCAAGGTGGTCCGCTGGAGCACGTGATCGCAGCCAAGGCGATCTGCTTCAAAGAGGCCCTGCAGCCTGAGTTCAAGACTTACCAGCAGCAAGTGGTGAAAAACGCCAAGGCCATGGCCGGTGTATTCATCGAACGCGGCTTCGACGTGGTGTCCGGTGGTACTGAGAACCACTTGTTCCTGCTGTCGCTGATCAAGCAGGACATCTCCGGCAAAGACGCCGATGCGGCGCTGGGCAAGGCGTTCATCACCGTGAACAAGAACTCGGTGCCAAACGATCCACGCTCCCCGTTCGTCACCTCGGGCCTGCGCTTCGGCACCCCGGCCGTGACCACTCGCGGCTTCAAGGAAGCCGAGTGCAAGGAACTGGCCGGCTGGATCTGCGACATCCTGGCTGACCTGAACAACGAAGCGGTGATCGACACCGTGCGTGAGAAGGTCAAGGCTATCTGCAAGAAGCTGCCGGTTTACGGCGCTTGA
- a CDS encoding sensor domain-containing protein, protein MSNVTPPSSPRAPTAVPGLPLRGTLKGGLASLVLLLLGLLFWQLLDQLRETQQQQRQYTIDYTADLAAQVSLNMALNAQIALNLLPIVEQPQSVDEQHSLLRKLQQSLPELRSLALLSPSGRVLSDSDANSHDAEYLSELVRRSRAQAHYFSNAEDGSVVHLLLHQASGSTRGYWALRLTPSFFSTLTKQADTGLRPLWLVENRLNQQIISRDESLPTSSRAQLTTQDLSNTVLTVPLSSSDWQLRGLFDRSQVLEQLLPAFIGKCLLGLAFSMLPVIALLNMRRRQRQLHEGRRRYQDIFEGTGVALCVLDLSGLKAFFAKAGLHDGEQLRAWLQIPQQLEQLQQQVHVTEVNQMALKLLNVDSCEQAWQLLVGNAAKDNNPVGSTLLEALLDQHKQLELEIRLQDAHGRDQHLWLVLRLPETQDDYNAVILSISDITSRKLIELSLLEREGFWSDVVRTVPDHLYVQDVISQRMIFSNHHLGQTLGYDRTELHQMGEYFWEILLHSDDADHYHNLRQEQRRGGYTQLLQCQLRFRHRDGKWRCFEVREQALARDRYDQVTRIIGVAKDITEQIEASESLRDSEQRYRMLAESISDVIFSTDSKLSLNYVSPSVQAVLGYTADWIFQSGWQSTIANPAQLTGIHSLMDRVSKALDKPEQLAELRNQMQTQLFLFDCLRADGRKIPIELRLVLVWDDNGAFEGVLGVGRDISQQRRAEKDLRMAATVFEHSTSAILITDPAGYIVQANEAFSRVSGYAVSQVLDQLPNMLTVDDQQEAHLRYVLKQLQQHSTWEGEVWLKRRNGEHYPAWVGITAVLDDEGDLASYVCFFSDISERKASEQRIHRLAYYDALTHLPNRTLFQDRLHTALQSAERQKTWVVLMFLDLDRFKPINDSLGHAAGDRMLKEMATRLLGCVADDDTVARMGGDEFTLLLQPRASREMALNRAITVAEQILASLVRPFVLEGREFFVTASIGIALSPQDGNELSQLMKNADTAMYHAKERGKNNFQFYQADMNASALERLELESDLRHALEQNEFVLYYQPQFSGDGKRLTGAEALLRWRHPRRGLVPPGDFIPVLEELGLVVDVGDWVISEACRQLKTWHQTKVRVPKVSVNISARQFSDGQLGTRIANILRSTGLPPACLELELTESILMREVSEAMQILAGLKNLGLSIAVDDFGTGYSSLNYLKQFPIDVLKIDRTFVDGLPSGEQDAQIARAIIAMAHSLNLAVIAEGVETHEQLEFLREHGCDEVQGYLFGRPMPANRFEAQFSNDALFMLD, encoded by the coding sequence TTGTCCAATGTCACGCCGCCCTCGTCCCCACGTGCACCGACTGCTGTGCCTGGCCTGCCCCTGCGCGGGACATTGAAGGGCGGGCTGGCCTCGCTGGTGCTGTTGCTACTGGGCCTGCTTTTCTGGCAGTTGCTCGATCAACTGCGCGAAACCCAGCAGCAGCAGCGCCAATACACCATTGACTACACCGCCGACCTGGCCGCGCAAGTCAGCCTGAACATGGCCCTGAATGCGCAAATCGCCCTCAATCTGTTACCAATCGTCGAACAACCGCAAAGCGTCGACGAACAGCATTCGCTGTTGCGCAAGCTTCAGCAATCGCTGCCCGAGTTGCGCAGCCTCGCCTTGCTGAGCCCCTCCGGCAGGGTACTCAGTGACAGCGACGCCAACAGCCACGACGCCGAGTACCTGAGCGAACTCGTACGGCGCAGCCGCGCCCAGGCGCACTATTTCAGCAACGCCGAAGACGGCTCCGTCGTGCATCTGTTGTTGCACCAGGCCAGCGGCAGCACTCGTGGCTATTGGGCGTTGCGCCTGACCCCAAGCTTCTTTTCGACCTTGACCAAGCAGGCCGATACGGGCCTGCGTCCGTTGTGGCTGGTGGAGAACCGTCTCAATCAGCAAATCATCAGCCGCGACGAAAGCCTGCCGACGTCCAGCCGCGCCCAGTTGACCACGCAGGACCTCAGCAACACCGTGTTGACCGTACCGCTGAGCAGCAGCGACTGGCAGTTGCGCGGGCTGTTCGATCGAAGCCAGGTGCTGGAGCAACTGTTGCCCGCCTTTATCGGTAAATGCTTGCTGGGCCTGGCGTTTTCGATGCTGCCGGTGATTGCGCTGCTGAACATGCGTCGGCGCCAGCGTCAATTGCATGAAGGACGTCGCCGCTACCAGGACATCTTCGAGGGCACCGGCGTGGCCCTCTGCGTGCTTGACCTGTCCGGACTCAAGGCGTTCTTCGCCAAGGCCGGCCTGCACGATGGGGAGCAACTGCGGGCCTGGCTGCAGATTCCGCAACAGCTCGAACAGCTGCAACAGCAAGTGCACGTCACCGAAGTCAACCAGATGGCCTTGAAGCTGCTCAATGTCGACTCGTGTGAACAGGCCTGGCAATTGCTGGTGGGCAACGCGGCGAAGGACAACAACCCGGTCGGCTCGACACTGCTCGAAGCGTTGCTTGACCAGCACAAGCAACTGGAACTGGAAATCAGGCTCCAGGACGCCCATGGGCGGGATCAGCACTTGTGGCTGGTGCTGCGCCTGCCCGAAACACAGGACGACTACAACGCCGTCATCCTGAGCATCAGCGATATCACCAGCCGCAAGCTGATCGAGCTGTCTCTGCTTGAGCGCGAGGGTTTCTGGTCCGACGTGGTACGCACCGTCCCGGATCATCTTTATGTGCAGGACGTCATCAGCCAGCGGATGATCTTCAGCAACCATCACCTGGGCCAGACGCTCGGTTACGACCGTACCGAACTGCACCAGATGGGCGAATATTTCTGGGAAATCCTGCTGCACAGCGACGATGCCGATCACTACCACAACCTGCGGCAGGAGCAGCGACGGGGTGGATATACGCAACTGCTTCAATGCCAGTTGCGCTTTCGTCATCGCGACGGCAAATGGCGATGCTTCGAAGTGCGCGAACAGGCCCTCGCGCGTGACCGCTACGATCAGGTAACCCGGATCATCGGCGTGGCCAAGGACATCACCGAGCAGATCGAGGCCAGCGAATCGCTGCGCGACAGCGAGCAACGCTACCGGATGCTCGCCGAAAGCATCAGCGACGTGATTTTCTCCACCGACAGCAAGCTGTCGCTCAACTACGTCAGTCCGTCGGTCCAGGCGGTGCTGGGCTATACCGCCGATTGGATCTTCCAGAGCGGCTGGCAATCGACCATCGCCAATCCGGCCCAACTGACCGGCATCCATTCCCTCATGGACCGGGTCAGCAAGGCCCTCGACAAGCCCGAACAACTGGCCGAGCTGCGCAATCAGATGCAGACCCAGTTGTTCCTGTTCGACTGCCTGCGTGCCGACGGGCGCAAGATTCCCATCGAGCTGCGGCTGGTGCTGGTCTGGGATGACAATGGCGCGTTCGAAGGCGTGCTGGGCGTAGGCCGGGACATCAGCCAGCAGCGTCGCGCCGAAAAGGACCTGCGCATGGCCGCGACGGTATTCGAGCACTCGACCTCGGCCATCCTCATCACCGATCCGGCCGGCTACATTGTCCAGGCCAACGAAGCGTTCAGCCGCGTCAGCGGTTATGCGGTATCGCAAGTGCTGGACCAGTTGCCCAACATGCTGACCGTGGATGACCAACAGGAAGCTCACCTGCGTTACGTGCTCAAGCAATTGCAACAGCACAGCACTTGGGAAGGCGAAGTCTGGCTCAAGCGCCGCAATGGCGAGCACTACCCGGCCTGGGTCGGCATCACTGCGGTGCTCGACGACGAAGGCGACCTGGCCAGCTACGTGTGTTTCTTCAGCGACATCAGCGAACGCAAGGCCAGCGAACAGCGCATCCACCGCCTGGCCTACTACGACGCCCTGACCCATCTGCCCAACCGCACGCTGTTCCAGGACCGCCTGCACACTGCACTGCAATCGGCCGAGCGGCAGAAAACCTGGGTCGTGCTGATGTTCCTCGACCTCGACCGTTTCAAGCCTATCAACGACTCCCTGGGCCACGCCGCCGGCGATCGGATGCTCAAGGAAATGGCCACGCGCCTGCTCGGCTGCGTGGCTGACGACGACACCGTGGCGCGCATGGGCGGCGACGAATTCACCTTGCTGCTGCAACCACGAGCCAGTCGGGAAATGGCGCTGAACCGGGCGATTACCGTGGCCGAACAGATTCTTGCCAGCCTGGTCCGGCCATTCGTGCTCGAAGGCCGGGAGTTTTTCGTTACCGCCAGTATCGGCATCGCCCTGAGCCCCCAGGACGGCAACGAACTGAGCCAATTGATGAAAAACGCCGACACGGCCATGTATCACGCCAAAGAGCGCGGCAAGAACAATTTCCAGTTCTACCAGGCCGACATGAACGCCAGCGCCCTGGAGCGCCTGGAGCTGGAGAGCGACCTGCGCCATGCGCTGGAGCAAAACGAATTCGTGTTGTATTACCAGCCCCAGTTCAGCGGCGACGGTAAGCGCCTGACCGGTGCCGAAGCCTTGCTGCGCTGGCGTCATCCACGTCGCGGACTGGTGCCGCCGGGGGATTTCATCCCGGTGCTCGAAGAGCTTGGGCTGGTGGTGGACGTCGGCGACTGGGTGATCAGCGAGGCCTGTCGCCAGCTCAAGACCTGGCACCAGACCAAGGTCAGGGTGCCGAAAGTCTCGGTCAATATCTCGGCCAGGCAGTTCTCCGATGGCCAACTGGGCACGCGCATCGCCAATATCCTGCGCAGCACCGGCCTGCCGCCGGCATGCCTGGAACTGGAGCTGACGGAAAGCATCCTGATGCGTGAGGTCAGCGAAGCGATGCAGATCCTGGCCGGTTTGAAAAACCTGGGGCTGAGCATCGCGGTGGATGACTTCGGCACCGGTTATTCATCGCTCAACTACCTCAAGCAATTCCCCATCGACGTGCTGAAGATCGACCGTACCTTCGTCGATGGCCTGCCGTCCGGCGAACAGGACGCGCAGATCGCCCGGGCAATCATCGCCATGGCCCACAGCCTCAACCTGGCGGTGATCGCCGAGGGCGTCGAGACCCACGAGCAATTGGAATTCCTGCGTGAGCATGGCTGCGACGAAGTCCAGGGCTACCTGTTCGGTCGGCCGATGCCGGCCAATCGGTTTGAAGCGCAGTTCAGCAACGATGCGTTGTTCATGCTTGATTGA
- the ettA gene encoding energy-dependent translational throttle protein EttA: MAQYVFTMHRLSKVVPPKREILKNISLSFFPGAKIGVLGLNGSGKSTLLKIMAGVDNEFDGEARPMPDLNIGYLPQEPQLDPTKTVREVVEEAVSVIKDAQARLDEVYAAYADPDADFDKLAAEQAKLEAILQASDGHNLDRQLEVAADALRLPAWDAKVEHLSGGEKRRVALCRLLLSAPDMLLLDEPTNHLDADSVAWLEHFLHDFPGTVVAITHDRYFLDNVAGWILELDRGAGIPYEGNYSGWLEAKSDRLAQESKQQSAHEKAMKEELEWVRKGAKARQSKSKARLQRFEEMQSQEFQKRSETNEIYIPAGPRLGDKVIEFKNVSKGYGDRVLIDNLSFSMPKGAIVGVIGGNGAGKSTLFRMLMGKETPDSGTIEIGETVQLACVDQSREDLDGSKTVFQQISDGSDQIRIGNYEIPSRTYVGRFNFKGGDQQKFVKDLSGGERGRLHLALTLKEGGNVLLLDEPSNDLDVETLRSLEEALLDFPGAAIVISHDRWFLDRVATHILAYEDDSQAVFFEGNYTEYEADRKKRLGEAAAQPHRVRHKKLA; encoded by the coding sequence ATGGCTCAATACGTATTCACCATGCATCGGCTGAGCAAAGTTGTTCCGCCGAAGCGGGAAATCCTGAAAAACATTTCTCTGTCCTTCTTTCCTGGCGCCAAGATCGGCGTGCTGGGCCTCAACGGTTCGGGTAAGTCCACGCTGTTGAAAATCATGGCCGGCGTCGATAACGAATTCGACGGCGAAGCCCGTCCGATGCCGGACCTGAACATTGGCTACTTGCCGCAAGAGCCGCAGTTGGACCCAACCAAGACCGTCCGTGAAGTGGTCGAGGAAGCGGTCAGCGTGATCAAGGACGCCCAGGCGCGTCTCGACGAGGTCTACGCCGCCTACGCCGACCCGGATGCCGACTTCGACAAGCTGGCCGCCGAACAGGCCAAGCTCGAAGCGATCCTGCAGGCCAGCGACGGCCACAACCTCGATCGCCAGCTGGAAGTCGCCGCCGATGCGCTGCGCCTGCCGGCCTGGGACGCCAAGGTCGAGCACCTCTCCGGTGGTGAGAAGCGCCGCGTGGCCTTGTGCCGCCTGTTGCTGTCGGCCCCGGACATGCTGCTGCTCGACGAACCGACCAACCACCTGGACGCCGATTCTGTCGCCTGGCTCGAACATTTCCTGCACGACTTCCCAGGCACCGTGGTTGCGATCACGCACGACCGGTACTTCCTGGACAACGTCGCCGGCTGGATCCTGGAACTCGACCGCGGCGCGGGCATTCCGTACGAGGGCAACTACTCGGGTTGGCTGGAAGCCAAGTCCGATCGTCTGGCCCAGGAGTCCAAGCAGCAGTCGGCCCATGAAAAAGCCATGAAGGAAGAACTGGAGTGGGTGCGCAAAGGCGCCAAGGCCCGCCAGTCGAAATCCAAGGCTCGCCTGCAACGCTTCGAGGAAATGCAGTCCCAGGAATTCCAGAAGCGCAGCGAAACCAACGAAATCTACATCCCGGCCGGTCCGCGCCTGGGTGACAAGGTCATCGAGTTCAAGAACGTCAGCAAGGGCTATGGCGACCGCGTGCTGATCGACAACCTGTCGTTCTCCATGCCCAAAGGCGCCATCGTCGGCGTGATCGGTGGTAACGGCGCGGGTAAATCCACGCTGTTCCGCATGCTGATGGGCAAGGAAACTCCGGATTCGGGCACCATCGAGATCGGTGAAACCGTGCAACTGGCCTGCGTCGACCAGAGCCGCGAGGACCTGGACGGCAGCAAGACCGTGTTTCAGCAGATATCCGATGGTTCCGACCAGATCCGCATCGGCAACTATGAAATCCCGTCGCGCACTTATGTGGGCCGCTTCAACTTCAAGGGCGGTGACCAGCAGAAGTTCGTCAAGGACCTCTCCGGTGGTGAGCGCGGTCGCTTGCACCTGGCGTTGACCTTGAAAGAGGGCGGCAACGTCCTGCTGCTCGACGAACCGTCCAACGACCTCGACGTCGAAACCCTGCGTTCCTTGGAAGAAGCGCTGCTGGACTTCCCAGGCGCCGCCATTGTGATCTCCCACGATCGGTGGTTCCTCGACCGCGTGGCGACCCACATCCTGGCGTACGAAGACGACTCGCAAGCGGTGTTCTTCGAAGGTAACTACACCGAGTATGAAGCCGATCGCAAGAAGCGCCTCGGCGAAGCGGCCGCCCAGCCGCATCGTGTACGCCACAAGAAACTGGCCTGA
- a CDS encoding GreA/GreB family elongation factor, with amino-acid sequence MSRAFVNEDNAAAQADQPVERQVSAQPNYVTPTGFAQLQAQVAELQALHGQQAARGDLVDQQRVADLERDLRYFNQRLQSAQVVTPSDSDQVRIGHWATFADEHDHEQRVQLVGEDQADAASGLINWGSPLGRALLGTRIGDEATWKRPMGDMVIEVVAIDLTPD; translated from the coding sequence ATGAGCCGCGCTTTCGTCAACGAAGACAACGCCGCTGCCCAGGCCGATCAGCCGGTCGAACGCCAAGTCAGCGCGCAACCCAATTACGTCACGCCCACCGGATTTGCCCAGCTCCAGGCCCAGGTCGCCGAATTGCAGGCCTTGCACGGCCAACAGGCAGCCCGAGGAGATCTGGTGGACCAACAGCGGGTCGCCGATCTTGAACGGGACTTGCGCTATTTCAACCAGCGACTGCAAAGCGCGCAGGTGGTTACGCCCAGTGATTCGGACCAGGTGCGGATCGGGCATTGGGCGACTTTTGCCGATGAGCATGATCACGAACAGCGAGTGCAACTGGTCGGTGAAGACCAGGCCGATGCCGCCAGCGGATTGATCAACTGGGGATCGCCGTTGGGGCGGGCTCTGCTGGGCACCAGGATTGGCGATGAGGCGACTTGGAAGCGACCGATGGGAGATATGGTCATTGAGGTGGTGGCGATTGACTTGACGCCAGACTGA